The Acidobacteriota bacterium genomic interval CTCAAGGAGACCTGCTTCGGTCAGCTCCTGCCGGGGAGTAATGGTGCCTCTTCTCAAGAGAGGTTTCCTGGATACATCGATCAATGAACCGGGGTTGGTCATAAATGACCTGAAGCCCCGCGGCGGAGTGCTTAGGCGTGGATGGACGCGTCTTTCACCGAAAGGTCATCCATGCCAGTCGATGAGCGAAGAGTATGAGTCGACCTTCTGGCTCTCGGCCCGGTCCGTGACATGATGCATCTGATCGAATTCCGCGTGAGGTGGTGGCATGCGTTCCTTCCTCGTGTCGACTCTGTCGTTTCTCTGTTTGGCGGCGTGGGCGCCCATGACACCGACGCCGCAGGAACGTGACCGTGGAAAGATCTCCGATCCCTATAAATGGAACCTCGCCGATATCTATCCGTCCGATGCGGCTTGGAAGGAAGCCAAACAGAAGTTCGCCAATGAACTCCCTGGTCTCGAGAAGTATCAGGGCACATTGAACAAATCGGCCGACCGGCTGTTGGGATGTCTCGATCTCGTCGGGCATCTCAACAAGGAATTCGCGCGGCTGTTTACTTACGCGAACTTGCGTCTGGATCAGGACATGCGCGTCCCATCGTCCGCGGCGCTCCAGCAGGAGTTGAACCAATTGGGCGCGGCGTTTGGAGAAAAGGCCGCCTTCATCGAGCCCGAGATTCTGGCGATCGATCCCGCCAAAGTTCAATCGTTCCTCAAGAACGATGAGAGACGCGACACGTACCGTCACTACTTGGACGACATTCTTCGCCGCCACGCGCACACCGGCACGGAGGGGGAAGAGAAGATCATCGCCGACGCGGAATTGATGGCGGCTGCGCCGTCCGGCATTCGTGACCTGCTGATCAACGCGGACTTCCCGTACCCCGAGGTGACCCTGAGTGGCGGGAGGCGGGTGAAGCTCGATCCATCCGGGTTCTCTCAGGAGCGAAGATCGCCGAACCGCGAAGACCGAAAGACGGCGCTGGCGGCGTATATGGGAAAGCTGAATGATTATCGCCGCACGTTCGGCGCTCTCCTGAACGCCCAGGTCATGAAGGATCTCTTCCAGATGAAGGCGCGGAAGTACAACTCCTGCCTCGAAAGCTCGCTGGATGGAGACAACATCCCCAGCCAGGTGTTCCGCGGCCTCGTCGCCAACGTGAATGAGAACCTGGGCACCCTGCATCGCTATTTGAAACTCCGGAAGAGAATTCTCGGCCTGGACCAACTGCACTATTACGACCTTCCCGCGCCGCTCGTGGCGGACGTCGCCCGGTCTTACACCTTCGAGGAAGCGCGGGATCATCTTCTGGCGGCGTTCCGGCCGCTCGGTGATGCCTATGGGGCGGCGGCTAAGAAAGCGTTTACCGACCGCTGGATCGACGTCTATCCGACCGAAGGCAAGCGCTCGGGCGGATACGCCAATGGCTGGGCCTATGATGTCCATCCCTACGTCATGATCAATTACGGCGGGAAGTACGACGACATGAGCGGATTGGCTCACGAGCTCGGTCATGCCCTGCAAAGTCATCTCTCGAATGCTCGCCAACCGTTCGCGACGGCCGCCTGCCCGAGGTTCGTTGTGGAAGTCGCTTCCACGTTCAATGAAGCGCTGCTGGTTGATTCCATGCTGAAGCAGAGCGGAGACGATGGGGCCCGGCTCTCGATGCTCGGCAACTACCTGGACGGCTTCGCCATCAAGATCTTCCGGGCGACGCTGATATCGGAGTTTGAGCTGCGCATCCATGAGATGGCGGAAAAAGGCGAACAGATCACGGGCGACACGCTGAACAACCTCTATGCGGCGATCACGAAAAAGTACTATGGTCACGATCAGGGCGTTTGTGTCGTGGATGACGGCGTCCAATCGGAATGGATGGTTATTCCGCAGCTCTACTCCGGCTTTTATGCCTATCAATACGCAACGGCGTTCACGGCCTCGGCGGCGTTGTCGGAGCTGGTCTTGAGCGGTGACCAAGCGGCGACGAGGAAATACCTCGATTTCCTCTCCGCGGGCGGGTCGGATTATGCCATCGCCCTGCTGAAGAAGGCGGGCGTCGATATGGCGGCCTCCGGGCCGTTCGAGCTGTGCATGGCGAAAATGAACCGCGTGATGGACGAAATGGAGAAGATCTTGGGCCGGAAGAAGTAACGGCTCACTCCAGCAGGGCCATGGCGGAGAGGGTTGCCACGGCGCCAGCACGATGAGCGACGGGAACTCGAGGCATCTCGGTGGGAGTATGGACCAGTCACGGAGTCGAGACTCTCGGCTGGCGTTTCACCAGGCATCTGCATGCCGCGTTGCCTTGACGAGCCGAAGGTAAGACGTTATCTTACATGCCATGACGACGACGATGTCCAGTAGAGGCCAGGTGGTGCTGCCGGCGGAGCTTCGCCAACGGGACGACATCCGTCCCGGCGAACGGTTCGACATCGAACGCGTCGAGCGCGGGGAGTACCGGTTGACGCGCCTGGCGCGGCGGCGCAATGCGGGACTCGTGAGGCTGCTGCTCGCCTGTCCGGTCAAGGGCCGGTTCCGACCGATGGATCGCAGCGAGACCACCGATGACGTCGCGACGCCTGGACGACGATGATGTATCTGGTTGATGCCAATGTCCTGAGCGAGCCGACTAAGCCCGCTCCCGATCCCAGGGTCGTGGAGTGGCTGACCTCCCACGAAGGGCAAGTCGTCGTGGATGCCGTGGTGCTCGGCGAGTTGAGTGTCGGCGTCCTCGGGTACCCGGCTGGTCGAAAGCGGGCGGCTTTGGAAGCGTGGTTCGAGTCTGTCGTCCAGGTGATCGACTGTTTGCCATGGGACGCAGGCGTGAGCCTGCGGTGGGCCCGCCTGGTGGCCCAGTTGAAGCGGAAAGGCCAGTCCCTTCCGCTGCTGGATAGCATGATTGCGGCGACGGCGCTCCATCACGGTCTCACCGTGGTGACGCACAACACCCGGGACTTCCAACGGGCCGGCGTGAAGGTGTTCGATCCCTTTCTCGGGTAGGCGCCGACCGGCGAATGGTGGGCCTGTCGTCGCGACGGACTCTAGGGACGCCGCAGCGACCGGAACGCCGTACACGGCTGGACTCGCGCCCGCCGCCTCTCGATACATCCCATTGCGTGTGGGAGAACCCGCCGCTCCCACGATGACGCGGATTCATCCCTGCAAGGTCACGATCGGTCCCGCGCGGTCCGAGGTTGGTCACAAATGACCTGAAGCCCCGCGGCGGAGTGCTTAGGCTTGGATGGACGCGTCTTTTACCGAAAGGTCATCCATGAAATGCGGTTCCGTCATTTGCCTCGCGACGCTGCTCGTGGCCGGCACCCGCCCCGCCCAGGCAGGGGTTTCGGTCCAGGCAGGCCAGTCCCAGTCTCCGGACAGGCCACTCAGCCAGCCGTCGGGACGTTCAAGACGCGCCTCAAGGGGATCTACTTCGGCCAGACACTGCCAGGAAACACGCCGGTGCCTTTTGCTCCTGAGATTCTGACGTCGATCAGTCGGTGGGTGGCAGGCACGGCGTTCTCTCCCGACGGAACGCAGTTGT includes:
- a CDS encoding AbrB/MazE/SpoVT family DNA-binding domain-containing protein, yielding MSSRGQVVLPAELRQRDDIRPGERFDIERVERGEYRLTRLARRRNAGLVRLLLACPVKGRFRPMDRSETTDDVATPGRR
- a CDS encoding type II toxin-antitoxin system VapC family toxin — protein: MMYLVDANVLSEPTKPAPDPRVVEWLTSHEGQVVVDAVVLGELSVGVLGYPAGRKRAALEAWFESVVQVIDCLPWDAGVSLRWARLVAQLKRKGQSLPLLDSMIAATALHHGLTVVTHNTRDFQRAGVKVFDPFLG
- the pepF gene encoding oligoendopeptidase F, whose product is MRSFLVSTLSFLCLAAWAPMTPTPQERDRGKISDPYKWNLADIYPSDAAWKEAKQKFANELPGLEKYQGTLNKSADRLLGCLDLVGHLNKEFARLFTYANLRLDQDMRVPSSAALQQELNQLGAAFGEKAAFIEPEILAIDPAKVQSFLKNDERRDTYRHYLDDILRRHAHTGTEGEEKIIADAELMAAAPSGIRDLLINADFPYPEVTLSGGRRVKLDPSGFSQERRSPNREDRKTALAAYMGKLNDYRRTFGALLNAQVMKDLFQMKARKYNSCLESSLDGDNIPSQVFRGLVANVNENLGTLHRYLKLRKRILGLDQLHYYDLPAPLVADVARSYTFEEARDHLLAAFRPLGDAYGAAAKKAFTDRWIDVYPTEGKRSGGYANGWAYDVHPYVMINYGGKYDDMSGLAHELGHALQSHLSNARQPFATAACPRFVVEVASTFNEALLVDSMLKQSGDDGARLSMLGNYLDGFAIKIFRATLISEFELRIHEMAEKGEQITGDTLNNLYAAITKKYYGHDQGVCVVDDGVQSEWMVIPQLYSGFYAYQYATAFTASAALSELVLSGDQAATRKYLDFLSAGGSDYAIALLKKAGVDMAASGPFELCMAKMNRVMDEMEKILGRKK